The region GAACGAGAATGGGTATATGAAGCAACAACTGCATACTGTAAATGTATATTCTTTTAGTCTCTTGCTCTTTCATCTTCTCCATTGCACTGTAGTCTAATGTACTGTTTCAAAATGTATCATGTGATAATTTATGTCCTCTATTTGCATTTTCAGTTGAATCATGGTACTGTATATAGTAACTTAGTTTGTTTTATACTTCTTTTGGTGTTGGCTTTTTTTGAGAATTTCGTCTTTAATTTGTCTTCATGGTTATATGCGAATATTGTGTCCTATGCTTCCCTGTGATGTTTGCCTCAAATTGTGCATTTTTGTGGCTTTGTTCTTTTTGCTGCTTTCTTTGTCTTAGAGGATTACTTGGGCCTTTTGCTATGAACAAAGATTATGCATTTTCTGCCTGTTccatttttaggtgttttaaCTTAATCGCTGCTTATTTTGGGATTGCTTTGCAGGCATCAACAAATGATGCAAGCTGTGACTCTGTGGTTACCACTCCGCCGCATTCACTGAAAGATGCCAATAACCCTGCTGGGTAAGTTCCATTATTAGCTACAATGAACCCCCTCCCCCCTCTCTATATGTAGACATAATACATGTTTTGATTTCATTATGCTCTTGGTAGACTCTTGTCCATTGCAGAGGGGACCTTAAAAGAGTTCCTTTCTAAGGCTACAGGAACTGCTGTAGATTGGGTCCAAATGCCTGGGATGAAGGTTTGTGTATGCATCTAGTATGCTATTTTTCTCGTGTCACAAATTGGAAATGTTTCTATGCTCATTTATTTAAATCTGTTCTCAGCCTGGTCCGGATTCGGTTGGGATATTTGCGATTTCccaaagttgtagtggagtggcaGCCCGAGCCTGTGGTCTTGTAAGTTTAGAACCTACTAAGGTATGAGTTACAGTGTCACTATAAATACTTGAagcattttattttcgttattgCACATGAACTATTTGAGTTGAGCAAAACCCTTAAGTCATTGTTAATAGATTGCGGAAATTCTTAAAGATCGGCCATCTTGGTTCCGGGACTGCCGGAACCTTGAAGTTTTCACCATGTTTCGAGCTGGCaatggtggaacaattgagcttATATACACACAGGTCAAAGAAGAACCATTCtttgatttatttcttttttatatttatcaatgTTAATCCTCTTGACATGAGGGGTGACTAAAATGAGAATCGTTTAGATGTTTGCACCAACTACACTGGCTCCTGCAAGGGACTTTTGGACTTTAAGATACACTACGACTTTAGAGAATGGCAGTCTCGTGGTATGCATATCTTGCACTTCTTATTTTCCTCCTTGAAGGTCCATGTAATTTGATATGCATTCATTGTGAGAGTAACATGATTAGAGGTGCTGACGGGATTTTCTCTTTATGCTCTCTTTTCCAAGGTCTGTGAGAGGTCTCTTTCTGGTTCTGGTGCCGGCCCAAATGCAGCTGCTGCAGCTCAGTTTGTGAGAGCTGAAATGCTTCCTAGTGGCTACTTGATCAGAAGCTGTGAGGGTGGAGGATCAATAGTCCATATTGTTGACCATCTAAATCTCGAGGTAGGACTTCAAATAAGTAGGTGCTTCTTTTCGGTATTCATCAGATGCCTCTTTTGTGGTAAGGCTAAATTACTAAACTCCTTATTCCAGGCATGGAGTGTGCCAGAGGTGCTACGCCCACTTTACGAATCATCAAAAGTGGTTGCTCAGAAAATGACAATTGCGGTGAGTAGAATCCTTAGTTAAAGGTGAAATAATAATTTAGTGCAACTGTAAAACATGGATCATTTAACATTTAAACCGCAGGACCTAAATGCAGATTCATGTTTTACAGTTGGTGCTAATTCTCTTTTTTGGCATGTATTGTATCGAGTTTGTTAGTCTAAACACAAAAACAACTCCAACATATAAAGAAAAGTTATTTGGTTTTATCTTTTATTGCCTTGAAAGGCATTTTCTGGAAGTACTGATTAATTGATCAATGCATAGGCACTACATTACATTAGGCAGATTGCTCAGGAGACAAGTGGTGAGGTGGTTTATGGTCCAGGCAGGCAGCCAGCTGTCCTGAGAACTTTTAGCCAAAGATTAAGCCGGTAGCTGAATATTAtgttaaatattgaatataaaatCCCTGTTTCTATACATTTGTTGTTTCATTGAAATGTTGTGTTGTCTATCATATACTTTTTAGAGGCTTCAACGATGCAATAAATGGATTCAATGATGATGGATGGTCAATAATGAATTGTGATGGTGCCGAGGATGTGATAATTGCAATTAATTCAAACAAGAGCTTGAACAGCCCTCCGAATGCTGTCAATGCTCTTCCGCTACTTGGGGGTGTTCTTTGTGCAAAGGCATCAATGCTGATCCAAGTGAGTTCTAAAAAGGCGCTGAAAACTGAACCCAATCCCGTTATCTATAGAAACAACtatattaaattaatgaaattgcATGTTTAGTAATTAAGGTTTCCGGACCATGCCTTTGGCTCTAAAGCTTCTTTTTTCTTGTCAGAATGTTTCTCCTGCTGTGCTTGTTCGCTTCCTTAGGGAGCATCGTTCAGAGTGGGCTGATTTCAATGTTGATGCTTATTCTGCTGTATCATTGAAGGCCGGATCATATGCTTATCCTGGAATGAGGCCTACAAGGTTTACTGGGAGTCAGATCATAATGCCACTTGGCCACACTATTGAGCACGAAGAGGTACATCTCTTATTTGATCATTCTATTCCTCCCAGgcgattttaaaaatttaagatatGGGAGTATTAAGCACTTTGTAGCTTTTTCCAATAAGGTTTGCTAATTCTGTAATTATTGTGCATCAGTTACTTGAAGTTGTAAGACTCGAAGGCCATTCTTTTGCAGAAGACAATGCCTTCTTGTCAAGGGACATTCATCTATTGCAGGTACatattgaattttgatgtttatttacataattacatGTTAAATCAGAATATTGAACTTCACACTTTTTGTCATCTTACcggttttataatatttttaacatgAAATCAATGTTTTCATATTACTTGAAACCATCCGTGACTGCATTTGCAGAGGTCTTTCATTTAACCGcctttgatgtttatgattaaTTGTATTCTGATTAATTGCGTTAATCTATACTCACTGCTGTTTTAATATGATCTCAGTTCCTTTAAATTGCCTTCATATTTTAAAGTTGTATGGAATGCCCAAATGTGTTGATTGACTTTGACtttgcatatgtatatataaattcaatataTCTGCATTATCATCTTCGCAGCTATGCAGCGGAATTGATGAGAATGCTGTGGGGGGCTGTTCTGAGCTTTTGTTTGCTCCAATTAATGAGATGTTCCCGGATGATGCTCCTTTGTTACCTTCGGGATTCCGTGTTATACCATTGGATACAAAATCAGTTAGGTTTCACCGCACTTCACTCGATCTTTTTTCCTTGGTGTTTTGAGACAATGAGATGAAAGTCCTATAAAAATGCTAATGCCATTGAAATACGACATAATAAGTGCCATAATCGGActcaaatatttttttgttagtGCTAACGTATTGTTTTACAGTCCGATACACAGGATTCATTGGCAACAAATCGAACTTTGGATCTTACTTCTAGTCTTGAACCGGGGCCTGCAACAAACCATATTGCAGTAGATGCCCCATCATGTCCAAACATCCGATCAGTGTTAACCATTGCCTTCCAGTTCCCTTTTGATAGCAATCTTGAGGATAATGTAGCAAACATGGCACACCAGTATGTCCGTAGCGTCATATCTTCTGTCCAGAGGATTGCCATTGCCATATCTCCATCGGGATTGATCCCAGCTGTTGGACCAAAGCAATCTCCTAGCTCTCCGGAAGCACTTACACTGGCTCACTGGATCTGCCGGAGTTATAGGTGAGTCTTCAACGTTTCAAAAATCACTAGATTTTGCTAACATGCTATCCTGGAAGTTTCGATTTTATGCAGAATCAGCTCTTTCCATCCTCTCTGATTCTTGTAGtgctaatatatatttttcatttctcaTTTCCTCAGTTACcatttaggggcaaaactgttgCGACCTGAACCAGCTGTGGGTGACTCGTTATTGAAGAATCTCTGGCAACATCAGGATGCCATATTGTGTTGTTCATTGAAGGTAAGGCAACAATGTTATCAAAAAATCTAGAACactgcattttttttattaatgtttctGTTTGGACTTTGCAGTCGCTACCAGTTATGATCTTCGCAAATCAAGCCGGACTTGACATGCTCGAGACAACTCTAATGGCTCTCCAAGACATCACATTGGATAAAATATTTGATGAGACTGGACGCAAGACGTTATGCTCCGATTTTGCCAAGTTGATGCAGGAGGTTTGAAACTAAACAACACCACCATACTCCCTACTGTTAAAATGGCATTGTTTTGTTTCAACCAAGTTTTCGATTCGTAAATATTGGCTAAAATTTCGTACCTTCTCTTAACAGGGATTGGCATACTTACCAGCCGGAATCTGCATGTCAACAATGGGACGCCATGTCTCATATGAACAAGCAGTTGCTTGGAAAGTCCTTGAAGCTGATGAAAGCACTGTCCATTGCTTGGCTTTCTCTTTTGTAAACTGGTCTTTTGTGTGAGAACATTTGACTGTAATTTATATGTTCTACACCTCAGGCTTTCCCCAgtggagaagaaaaaaaaagaagttttgTAATGGCTTAATTCACGATTTGGCCCTGAAGTatacctcttttctttctttgtacCTAAATtctttttttgtctcaatttggtATCTCAAGTATCAATCACTTCTCAATGTGTGTATGCTTTCATTATATTTTTTGGTCTTTTTATGATGGATGTTAAAAAAGATCTTATAGTCAATAACACAGCgtctttgtttttattaaatatacaaatattaaaaaatagaaataaatacataaaaattcataaaaaatataaaatttagaaaaaatataaattataaaaattaaaaaaaaaacttacaaaaaaatatgataattgaaagtaaattagttgaaattaataatattattaaaaaattaaaataattgtaaaaataataaaaattgtaattaaaaaaagataatactttgttttataaaattttaaaatatataattataaaattctaaaaagaatttaaatttcaagggttttttttgcaattacttgaaatttgattatcttttttaatttttataacattttcaatttttatatattattataaattttaaaattttataaaaaattatatttaacatatttttaattttttatataacattttaatcaatatagtatatatagtattaaaaaaaaactaaaaaaagacgTGTTGAATTCTAAATGCCACGTGACCGGTTCACGCTTTGGTCTAACTTTGGGTCAACAATCGGTTAAAGTAAAAAATGTTTTAGTTGATTGGAGTTGGCTAATATTGACCGTGTGTTGATCGATGTTGACCTACCACATCTATTACAATACATgcgtcttttttatttttataatatttttaatttttatgtattattttgatttttttaaaacttatagcTATATactttagaatttaaaaaaaatatttttaaactatttaaaaaattacaattttcttttaaactataatattattaatttcaactaatttattttcaattattgtattttcttgaagattttacttttatcaatttttataatttttttttaaattttatatatttatattttttaaatatgtatatacatttaatgcagaatatatttgtttttttacataAAGACACCACATGGTGCTTTATGATTGAATataagataaaatattaaaataaaaaaataagtatccttCAATGCCCAGTTGAGCCTTCTGTAATATTCAAACACCCAATCCAGCTCTGGTTTgcaattttttgttaatttaattcaaaatttcctTCCTGGTGAACCGAACTTTAGTTTAAACCATGTATACGTTTCCTGGCAATTCAATCTCCATCAGAGTCTTGGGCTCTTGGCTACAAACCTGACATTGGCTAATTAACGAAGAATCAGAAAAGGATTAAACAGGTTTAATTTacctaaataattaaaaacaataattaaatactaaaataggTTACCAGctgaattatatataaaaatggtatgtttttttGGGTCACGCCTATCTGAAAGGTgcaatcattttttttatattaaaatatttttttattttttaaatattgttttattgttGGCGCCTTTCTTATAGGCGTCACTGCTTGTCTTTTATTTCCTGGATCAGTATACGACCTGTGTAGAGATACGAAAGTAGTATGGAAAAGGTAACGCCTATCTGGTAGGCGCGACTGGTGGAGCCTATTTGACAGGAACGACTAGTtgaacaaaataactataaaattattttttaaaaaaatttacattactaaaaactcacaaaacacaacaatttataataaattactaacaaaatatttaacaaaataattttacattactaaaaactcaccaaatactaaactaaacacaataatttataacataatcctaaattactaataaattaattttaaaagaattacaaacacaacaatttataacataatcctaaattactaacaaattacttttaaaataattataaaaaacaaaaaaattacattcatacaaaatattaacccaaaaccataaaccctaaacataaataatttataaataataattaataacaaaaaaagttTTTTGTGTCAAGCGCAAAGGAGGAGACAGTGGCACCTACTTGTCAAGCGCGACCAGTGGCGCCTATCTGACAAGCGCGACTGGTTTCAAATACTTTTAACCTGTATTTTGACCCGTTGCCTGTATTTtgacctatatatatatttaacatttttaataaaaataaattaataatattttatttaaagtaaaaaaatattttaatataaaaaaaatggttgCGCCTGTTAGATAGGCACCATTTTCGTATATAATCTAGCTGACAACCTAtttcagtatttaattttttatattatttaggtaAATTAACCAATTAAACATCATTAATGGCCTGCAATATTGGGGCTCATCGAATTGTGATAATTACAATACAGTATGTTTTTAATAGGGGATGCTGTTGATTCAATTTGATAATAGTTATAGACCAAACCATACAACTTTTAAAATCACACAAACAAGTTTTTGTTTTCAAGGCACCCGAGAATGTTACAAGAAAATGGTACTTGGCATAATAAAATGCATCATTTACACCGATTTTTTCTGTGTAACCTTCTATCGGGATGCCAGTGACCAAAGGTTGAAGAGAAATGAAGGTAATGTAGTAAACCAGCTAATGAAGGCCATTGCAGTAGCAGTTTCAAACTGCACACAATGGTTCTGCGAACAGATATCAAGATCATTGTCAATAAGAACGGTTATGCCAGCAGAAGAACAAGCTGCGGCAAATGTCAAAGTGGATGCGATCTGCAGTGCAGAAAACATATCATCAGGACAAATAAATTACAGAAAACTAGTATTAAGACAATGGAGAGGTGTTTAATGTAAAACAGGAGGTGGAAAATACTCGGAACAGTTTGAGCTCTCAACTAATGTAAGTCGAGAAGACATGGCAGAAGGTTCCACATAATTCACAAATGTCACTCTGATCAAAGTACTCTACATGATTAAGCTTGTAATGCATATGCAGGAACTATTGTGAAGTTCTTTGTTCTAATGGGTAATTAGCAATTGATTCTGGAGGAGTCTAAGGAATAGCTATATAAGTAATAAGAGAAAATCATGGCAACCCTGAGGCTTCTTCAAACAGAGACAGGTATAAAGTATGGACAATAATTTTCAGTTGAGTAAAAAACATACCAAAGTGCCAGCTGAAAATCCAACCAGCATAACTTATAGAGTTATTAGGGACTACTAGTCTTCTACTAGTTGTTAGCCATTGCAAATACCAATGTCTTATAGCAGCTAAGATCAGATCCCATGGCAAGTCAATGAGTTTGATTGGAATATTCACATTGAAATGAAGACTGTCAATACAATTTTGTTGCTTCAAagccaaatttgttaatgaggaAAGAAAGTTGAAGAATACTGGAATGAGTAATGATTTACTGCATATTTCAAAAAGAAGACCGAAGCTTTTCTCCAAAAGGAGGCACAAGGTAGACATCCTAGAAACTAGTCATAGTTGAGGCCATATAAGTATGTGCCAAATGTACAATAACAAAGGTAGATATACTACATGATTATGAGAAAGGCAGACATGCAAGCTAGAGACATATATGTGCTTCAACAGAAATTGATAGGACATCACATGTTCTTCAGCCTTCTAGCTTCACTCGTAACTGCAAAAGGTAAACGTCTTACCCCATCACCAATGGTAAAGAAAGTAACAACTCGATAATTCTGCAGTGAACGCATCACTAGAAGAGCATAAATGTCAATAATAGCTAGTGATAAGCTCCATAAACTCTGCAAGCCAGTAGCAGCAACAAGGTAGCTGatgtagaaaataataaaaaaattccatGTTAGATCAATATACAGTTGAGACTATACAAGAACACTAGCAGCTTCACTTTTTTAATCATATATGAATTCCAAAAAAGCTAAAAGCTTGCAAACAAAAGATCCAGAATATGGAAAAAGGTTCAAATAGCAATGCATGTAAGAACCATGCTGAACAATAAACATTCCTGTAAAGAATCCATTAAGAGAAATCAATTTAGGTTCTCCTCCTTGAAGTGCTAGTTAGAGTATGAAAATCTATCTCTTGCACACCGCATTTTAAGATTGTTAACAAGCCCAGATAGTAGCGCACCTAGAGAGTGCAACATGAGACATCCTATTATCAGTATTTGCCATTTTCTAAGAACTCCCACTCTAGTTCTTTGGCATCACATTAGATTGATACTAGGCATGTAAAACATGTCAAGTTAGCAAATTACACTAAAATTTTAGCACCCACTGGAATTAGACTTGAAACAAACCCATAAACAGAAAGCAATCAAAGATGAATTAAGGGAAAGATGCTAATCTTCACATGAACAACATATGCGAAATTGGTTTCTTTCCCTTCGTTATCCAAAAAGCTCACTGACATAGTAAGAACTAAATTACACGATATCGAAGTGTAGTTTTAACTTtcaacaattaattcaataaaaatgtaaattCCCGTTAACTAAAGATACTAATTACAATTTAAGTATATTTAAACTAAGATATTGGTGCTTTTACAAGACATACTATGACTGAACTATATGTAAATTGACTCATAACTAGAGATGTAACCAAAAGAAAAACCAGAATGCTTGGATTGAATGATGGCAATGACTATAGTAACCAATTACACAGCTTCATGTCAACCAAGCCACTCAATAAGCGGCAAAAGAGTTCCATTGATTTAAAGTCTTGGTTGACATTTGGTTCAGGATTTGAGCTTCAAATCTGGATGACCCAATTTCCCTATTCCCTCCTCATTATATATACCCACACAGCTTCATATATTCAAATTCTTAAATTCTAAAATCCTATCTATATAAGCACAAGCAAGGTTCTGACATTTCATTTATAGCATCAGCATCACCATACAAATTTTGGAGATCCTCATCATCACTAGCAAATCCAAACAAATATTAAGCAGAGAACAAACCCTTATAATGTAATCAAAAGAATTACCAAAAGGCCGTAACGGATGGAAAATCACTAGTTGTTGCCATAATACAAAGTCCCACAGCGGCAAAAACAAACTGACATATCCGCAACGCAAGCCCTCCTTGGGTACCGGGCATCCCCTGAAAATCCTTCATCCTTACTCTCGGCACCTCGATGTTTCCGCCACCGCCACCGCCTCCGCCTTCGCCTGCGTCCGTGGTCGGTGGATACTCCGCTGGGTGAACCGAAGCATGGCTTACATTCATCTCTGCCACTAAATCTCCTTCAGTTCATACTCACAGCTCCAGAAACTTATCATATAACCAAACgcgttttttctttttcactgatTTACACTGTAATCAAacggaaattaaaaaaaaagaaaaaaaaaagagacattTCAAAACCGCTAAAACATCGCCATTGAAAATCAGCTCATGTAACTTATCAACAAATGAGATAATCAAACAACTCTTCTCTAATCAAGTAATCATTccttaaaaggtaaaaaaaaattataatcgaATCTTGTTTGCTACTAACAGATCGAGTAAAAGGAAATAACAACAAACTTTCACAGTTACCAAATAAAAACAGATATTCgtcaaactaaaataattaaaaaaaataaaatctgggATTAAGAAAGTGAATGTTGGTGATGCCTTTTTAATTGCCTTCAGGTTTAAGAAAGTAAAAGGTGGAAAATAAGTGTGGATtaaattaaacagaaaaaataaaagagagattACAGATTATAGAGTAATAAAACGTCAACTTTTAACTCTTCTGCTTTGTTTTTGTCACAGAATGGTCAACATTTTCAAGGTCCACCCGATTACACGGTAAATTTATTCTAAGGGGTTCtcattttaatcttcaaaatataaaattaacttttccataattattattttagaaaaattttaactttccttattattctttagaattttttaaaaatatataaatttttaaaaaacataaattttattatttttataaatatattgaattttaaaaattattttaaaaatttgaaaattattttgaaattttttttgtgaattttgttgAGAGACAActaaatttgttcattttttaaattgataGGAACCGTACTTACACAAATCTgctattcgaattattcgaattgtaaaattcaactcaattcgaactcaaaactcgaattacttattcgagttaactcgattaactcaaaattcaatttttttgaatcTAATAGGGTTTTGCTTACCCCTAATCATAATGCTAATGGTTTGTACaataaattaaaaggaaaaattcatttatacaattgcataaaattcacatatcaatGTACATTGAATGAATGTTgatgtataattttataatttatcctaaattatttttagaattttaataatttttattatataagttttaaattatttacatattcatattattttatataggCTTATAAATTCTAATCTGAACTCGAAAACCAACCCAATCAATCTGAACAGAAATAGAACCTAACTTGATTTGGTCTTAAAAGGTCAACAATCCAAACTTGTCCAATCCTAACCTAAATTgatcaaaaattgaaattattgaaaaagtaaCTTTAATTATCTAAATTCGAAATAATCCAAACACATAATAATCCAACCTTAACTCttaaaaccaaatgaaaaaaagGTTTTGTAACTTGAATTAATCAATCAAAATTAACCCAATCAAAACAAATTTGACTTGTTCAATACCgtctaatttaatataatatttttaatatttatacaagTTGTCAATGCATATTTATAAACTTTCGAACATAAAGAAAAATAACACAATAGAAATATATGATTGAAAAAACACATGTATATCATAAAGACTAAAATGTACTAATAACAATGTACTAATAACAattgatataaatttatattatgttgaattaagaaaaataagaataccaaccaaacacacatcaaacatatAGTTTtgatccctatagaattataaaAAACCACATCAAATCTAGTTTTATCATTCTCTAGTTATTCCTCATCACTTTTAATCCCTCCACCAATttgtctaaaaaataataaagt is a window of Gossypium hirsutum isolate 1008001.06 chromosome D08, Gossypium_hirsutum_v2.1, whole genome shotgun sequence DNA encoding:
- the LOC107962776 gene encoding homeobox-leucine zipper protein REVOLUTA → MAMAVAQHRESSSGSNINKHLDNGKYVRYTAEQVEALERVYAECPKPSSLRRQQLIRECPILSNIEPKQIKVWFQNRRCRDKQKTEASRLQTVNRKLNAMNKLLMEENDRLQKQVSQLVNENGYMKQQLHTVNASTNDASCDSVVTTPPHSLKDANNPAGLLSIAEGTLKEFLSKATGTAVDWVQMPGMKPGPDSVGIFAISQSCSGVAARACGLVSLEPTKIAEILKDRPSWFRDCRNLEVFTMFRAGNGGTIELIYTQMFAPTTLAPARDFWTLRYTTTLENGSLVVCERSLSGSGAGPNAAAAAQFVRAEMLPSGYLIRSCEGGGSIVHIVDHLNLEAWSVPEVLRPLYESSKVVAQKMTIAALHYIRQIAQETSGEVVYGPGRQPAVLRTFSQRLSRGFNDAINGFNDDGWSIMNCDGAEDVIIAINSNKSLNSPPNAVNALPLLGGVLCAKASMLIQNVSPAVLVRFLREHRSEWADFNVDAYSAVSLKAGSYAYPGMRPTRFTGSQIIMPLGHTIEHEELLEVVRLEGHSFAEDNAFLSRDIHLLQLCSGIDENAVGGCSELLFAPINEMFPDDAPLLPSGFRVIPLDTKSSDTQDSLATNRTLDLTSSLEPGPATNHIAVDAPSCPNIRSVLTIAFQFPFDSNLEDNVANMAHQYVRSVISSVQRIAIAISPSGLIPAVGPKQSPSSPEALTLAHWICRSYSYHLGAKLLRPEPAVGDSLLKNLWQHQDAILCCSLKSLPVMIFANQAGLDMLETTLMALQDITLDKIFDETGRKTLCSDFAKLMQEGLAYLPAGICMSTMGRHVSYEQAVAWKVLEADESTVHCLAFSFVNWSFV
- the LOC107962775 gene encoding CASP-like protein 5A2, with translation MNVSHASVHPAEYPPTTDAGEGGGGGGGGNIEVPRVRMKDFQGMPGTQGGLALRICQFVFAAVGLCIMATTSDFPSVTAFCYLVAATGLQSLWSLSLAIIDIYALLVMRSLQNYRVVTFFTIGDGIASTLTFAAACSSAGITVLIDNDLDICSQNHCVQFETATAMAFISWFTTLPSFLFNLWSLASR